The Ktedonobacterales bacterium genome has a segment encoding these proteins:
- a CDS encoding phosphotransferase family protein produces the protein MPLEETIPVRADEAFNIQAVETYLRSHLTEIGAGALVVRQFPAGASNLTYLLQIGAWEGVLRRPPLGPVPPRAHDMGRECRLLQRTNPVFPLAPKPYFFCDDLSVIGAPFYVMERRRGVVLNDRFPPEVQPTEARCAGISQAVVKTLAQIHTIDWQAAGLGDLGYPEGFLARQVRRWIEAYSRAQTDDIPLVEPLTRWLADHIPAEQAPALIHNDFKLNNMLLSGDDLTTPTAVLDWEMATIGDPLLDLAITLSYWVSSHDPEDLRTMLPTVTNLPGFISREDFMERYAHKTGRDLSAMPFYLTFAYFRMVVIIQQIYARWKRGQTQDQRFAAFGDRVRAVVAHAAQRAGLVS, from the coding sequence ATGCCTCTCGAAGAAACCATTCCCGTTCGCGCCGATGAAGCCTTCAATATTCAGGCTGTCGAAACTTACCTGCGCAGCCATCTCACGGAGATTGGCGCCGGGGCGCTGGTGGTGCGGCAGTTCCCGGCGGGGGCTTCCAACTTAACCTACCTGTTGCAGATAGGGGCGTGGGAAGGCGTGCTGCGCCGCCCGCCGCTGGGTCCGGTACCGCCAAGAGCGCATGACATGGGGCGAGAATGTCGGCTGCTCCAGCGAACCAATCCCGTCTTCCCCCTGGCCCCTAAACCCTATTTCTTCTGCGACGATCTCAGCGTCATCGGCGCGCCCTTCTACGTCATGGAGCGGCGGCGCGGCGTCGTCCTGAATGATCGATTTCCGCCAGAGGTCCAACCCACAGAAGCGCGGTGCGCAGGCATCTCTCAGGCGGTGGTAAAGACTCTGGCGCAGATTCACACGATTGACTGGCAGGCGGCTGGGCTGGGCGATCTGGGGTATCCCGAAGGGTTTCTCGCCCGCCAGGTACGACGCTGGATTGAAGCCTACTCACGCGCCCAGACAGATGATATTCCCCTGGTCGAGCCGCTTACACGCTGGCTTGCCGATCACATTCCAGCAGAGCAGGCGCCTGCCCTCATTCACAATGACTTCAAGCTCAACAACATGCTGCTCAGCGGCGACGACCTGACCACGCCAACAGCGGTGCTGGATTGGGAAATGGCGACGATTGGCGACCCGCTGCTTGATCTGGCGATCACGCTCAGCTATTGGGTCAGCTCGCATGACCCCGAAGACCTGCGAACCATGCTGCCAACCGTCACTAACCTGCCAGGGTTTATCAGCCGCGAGGATTTCATGGAGCGTTACGCGCACAAGACGGGCCGAGACCTGTCAGCCATGCCCTTTTATCTGACCTTTGCCTATTTCCGCATGGTCGTCATTATCCAGCAGATCTATGCCCGCTGGAAACGGGGCCAGACGCAAGATCAACGCTTCGCCGCCTTTGGGGATCGCGTGCGCGCGGTGGTGGCGCACGCCGCCCAGCGCGCCGGACTGGTGTCCTGA
- a CDS encoding HD domain-containing protein yields the protein MANTNDPDRIAPASVAAGQSPAPSFRRVELSAGIEALVPGDLELKLPERSSLGADQLHFLVYIPWNEDYLSRVDGRYRDFFTFVLPYLHTRTTDVHIATCLPFVRELIQTAATPLDEQIVYVAFILHDVGWSQLSEAEIAASLSTTGVTLTKTAQGPKEKHALVGRDLAVKLLETYSFTPPLTETQKGWIAQAVLYHDKPWELAKRGELPLEIKLVCDVDHLWSLTHENFWQDTVRKGVTPPAYLDQLEKEVDGYFVTEPGKAKARHLLQERRQEVALWAKANDGAGGRN from the coding sequence ATGGCGAACACCAATGATCCTGATCGAATCGCTCCTGCTTCTGTGGCAGCCGGCCAATCGCCTGCCCCTTCGTTCAGAAGAGTTGAACTGTCTGCGGGAATCGAGGCGCTCGTCCCTGGTGATCTGGAATTGAAGCTGCCTGAGCGCAGCAGCCTTGGCGCAGACCAGCTACACTTCCTGGTCTATATCCCCTGGAACGAGGACTATCTGAGCCGGGTTGATGGGCGCTACCGAGATTTCTTTACGTTTGTCCTGCCCTACCTGCATACCCGCACCACCGACGTACATATAGCAACATGCCTGCCATTTGTGCGCGAGTTGATCCAGACGGCTGCAACGCCGTTGGATGAGCAGATCGTCTACGTCGCGTTTATCCTGCATGATGTGGGCTGGAGCCAGTTGAGTGAAGCCGAGATTGCCGCCAGCCTGAGTACAACGGGAGTAACGTTGACCAAAACAGCGCAGGGGCCAAAAGAAAAGCATGCTCTGGTAGGCAGAGACCTGGCCGTGAAGCTCTTAGAGACGTATTCGTTTACACCGCCTTTAACGGAGACGCAAAAGGGGTGGATTGCCCAGGCGGTGCTGTACCATGATAAGCCCTGGGAACTGGCGAAACGTGGCGAGCTTCCTTTGGAAATCAAGCTGGTGTGCGACGTAGACCATCTCTGGTCGTTGACCCATGAAAACTTCTGGCAGGACACAGTGAGAAAAGGCGTGACTCCGCCCGCGTATCTCGACCAGCTTGAGAAGGAAGTAGATGGGTATTTTGTCACCGAGCCAGGCAAAGCCAAAGCCAGGCATCTGTTGCAGGAAAGACGGCAGGAAGTGGCGCTGTGGGCAAAGGCCAATGATGGAGCGGGCGGCAGGAATTGA